From Draconibacterium halophilum, one genomic window encodes:
- a CDS encoding sulfatase family protein, whose protein sequence is MRTFFVLALFASVLLMGACSQKQSEPQRPNIIFIMSDDHAYQAISAYDDKLIQTPNINRIADEGMLFTNACVSNSICAPSRATILTGKHTHIHGKIDNNFPFDTTNVTFPQLFHNAGYQTAMFGKLHFGNNPKGFDEFKILPGQGDYYNPDFITNNGDTTIQGYVTDVITNLAIDWMDNRRKENKPFLMMYLHKAPHREWYPAERHYKEFTKKTFPEPETLFDDYKGRGTAAKEAEMNLLKHMTVSADNKIYPELAKELGVEEMSEWGFNVFKSKYARFTDEQKAKWDAVYGPINKEFAQMYPTMNDSAFMRWKYQRYMQDYLGCIASVDENVGRLLDHLKEQSLDENTIIVYTSDQGFYLGEHGWFDKRFIYNESFKTPLLVKWPGKITPGSISNKMVQNLDFAQTFLEAAGIEVPQDMQGESLMPLLVGDTAAWTRDAVYYHYYEYPGFHMVKRHYGIVTTEFKLAHFYYDIDEWELYDRKKDPLELNNVYDDPDYADVVTAITKQLKDIRVQYKDSKELDQAFIQKYKDRGLIK, encoded by the coding sequence ATGAGAACTTTCTTCGTCTTAGCTCTTTTTGCATCTGTTCTACTAATGGGGGCATGCTCGCAAAAGCAAAGTGAACCGCAACGGCCAAATATTATTTTTATAATGAGTGACGACCATGCCTACCAGGCCATTAGTGCTTACGACGATAAATTGATCCAAACGCCAAATATCAATAGGATTGCCGACGAAGGAATGCTGTTTACCAATGCCTGTGTTTCCAACTCGATTTGTGCTCCGTCGCGGGCAACAATTTTAACCGGTAAACACACGCACATTCATGGAAAGATCGATAATAACTTTCCATTTGATACAACGAATGTTACTTTCCCGCAGCTATTTCACAATGCCGGTTATCAAACAGCCATGTTTGGTAAGCTGCATTTCGGGAACAATCCCAAAGGGTTTGATGAGTTTAAAATCCTTCCCGGTCAGGGTGATTATTATAATCCTGATTTTATAACCAATAATGGAGATACAACCATTCAGGGTTATGTTACCGATGTGATTACCAACCTCGCCATCGATTGGATGGATAACCGAAGAAAGGAAAACAAACCTTTTTTGATGATGTATTTACACAAGGCTCCGCATCGCGAATGGTATCCTGCTGAACGTCATTATAAGGAATTTACCAAAAAGACCTTCCCGGAACCGGAAACTTTGTTCGATGATTACAAAGGTAGAGGAACAGCAGCAAAAGAAGCCGAAATGAACCTGTTAAAACACATGACAGTTTCGGCTGATAACAAAATTTATCCGGAGCTGGCAAAAGAGCTGGGTGTTGAGGAAATGTCGGAATGGGGATTTAACGTTTTTAAAAGTAAATATGCTCGTTTTACCGACGAACAAAAAGCAAAGTGGGATGCCGTTTACGGCCCGATAAACAAGGAGTTTGCTCAAATGTACCCAACAATGAACGATTCGGCTTTTATGCGTTGGAAATACCAACGTTACATGCAGGATTACCTGGGATGTATTGCATCGGTTGATGAAAATGTTGGCCGCTTGCTCGATCATTTGAAAGAACAGAGCTTGGATGAGAATACTATCATTGTTTATACTTCCGACCAGGGATTTTACCTTGGCGAGCACGGCTGGTTCGACAAGCGTTTTATTTATAACGAATCGTTCAAAACACCACTTTTAGTAAAATGGCCCGGCAAAATTACTCCCGGATCGATTTCGAATAAAATGGTACAGAACCTCGATTTTGCACAAACTTTTCTGGAAGCTGCCGGTATTGAAGTACCGCAAGATATGCAAGGCGAAAGCCTGATGCCGCTGTTAGTTGGCGACACTGCAGCCTGGACCCGCGATGCGGTTTATTACCATTATTACGAATATCCGGGTTTTCACATGGTAAAACGCCATTACGGAATTGTTACTACCGAATTTAAACTTGCCCATTTTTACTACGATATTGACGAGTGGGAATTGTACGACCGCAAAAAAGATCCGCTGGAGCTGAATAATGTATATGACGATCCGGATTACGCTGATGTAGTTACCGCAATAACAAAACAATTAAAGGATATTAGAGTACAATACAAAGACTCAAAAGAATTGGATCAGGCATTTATTCAAAA